A single window of Hyla sarda isolate aHylSar1 chromosome 2, aHylSar1.hap1, whole genome shotgun sequence DNA harbors:
- the LOC130357438 gene encoding glucosidase 2 subunit beta-like has translation MFSRRSKAHQQDSIADTVRGHYTYITSQGATLATVRPKRTRRQAEAEEEEEEEGIILEEEEEGIILEEEEETQEPEEEQPGPSHMAQAIPPPPPPPPAPQEGEEGNSSPLSSQDVAYTPNQEIAQQLKKEIKKIKKDHEKMRKDTMRMARKITGLEELINKLT, from the exons ATGTTCAGCCGAAGGTCAAAGGCTCATCAGCAGGACAGTATTGCAGACACTGTTCGGGGACATTACACATATATCACCAGTCAAG GAGCTACTCTAGCCACGGTCCGTCCAAAGCGGACCAGGCGACAGGccgaggcagaggaggaggaggaggaggaggggatcatcctggaggaggaagaggaggggatcatcctggaggaggaggaggagacacaggagcCGGAGGAGGAACAGCCAGGGCCCTCCCACATGGCCCAAgccataccaccaccaccaccaccaccaccagcaccacaggagggagaggaggggaattCCTCCCCACTCTCCAGTCAAGATGTGGCCTACACTCCAAATCAGGAGA ttgcgcaacaattaaaaaaggaaataaaaaaaattaaaaaagaccaTGAAAAAATGAGAAAGGACACTATGAGGATGGCGCGGAAAATAACGGGATTGGAGGAGTTGATTAATAAgttaacatag